The nucleotide window GCCAGCGCGGCCAGAATGGCCGTGCCCGCAGACACCATCAGGCTATTCGTGAGCAACGCCCAGTTCATGCTGCCATAAGGCCGCATGGTGGTGGTAAGCGCGCCGGATGGCGAGCGCAAAATAAACCCGGCGCTGGTCGGTTGCGGACCTTACGATTTCAATTTCCGCAACGCTTCGATGCGTTTTTCCAACGGCGGATGCGATGAAAATAGAGCCATGAAGCTTTCCGGGTGGCTGATCTTGAAGGTGTTCATCGAGGGGGCGGAGTTGTCGAATACCCCGCCGTTTTCCATCACCGATTTCAACCGGGCCAGGGCGGCGATCATGGACTCGCGATCTGTTAATTTTGCCGCCATGGCGTCTGCCGCGAACTCGCGTTGCCGCGAATATGCCATTTGAATGACCATGGCAAACAGCCCCAACACGATGGAGCTGACAAAATAGCCGAGCATGTAACCCATACCCAAGCCGCCCCGGTCATTGTCCCGCCGCATGGCATTGTCAATGGCCATGCCGATGAGCCGGGAGAAAAACCCGACGAAGGTGTTCAGTACCCCTTGTAGCAGCGTCATGGTCACCATGTCGCCGTTGGTGATATGCCCCACCTCATGCGCCAGCACGGCTTCCACTTCCCGGTGGTTCATTTGCTGCAATAAACCGGTGCTCACAGCCACCAAGGCGCTGTTCCGGGAGGGGCCGGTG belongs to Verrucomicrobiota bacterium and includes:
- the htpX gene encoding protease HtpX → MKRIVLFAMTNIAVLALIGLISYVFGLDRWLAARHMNIAMLLVISAIFGFAGSFISLAISKWMAKMAYSIQVIEKPQTQDEEWLYRTVERLSRDAGISMPEIGYYESPEANAFATGPSRNSALVAVSTGLLQQMNHREVEAVLAHEVGHITNGDMVTMTLLQGVLNTFVGFFSRLIGMAIDNAMRRDNDRGGLGMGYMLGYFVSSIVLGLFAMVIQMAYSRQREFAADAMAAKLTDRESMIAALARLKSVMENGGVFDNSAPSMNTFKISHPESFMALFSSHPPLEKRIEALRKLKS